The Planctomycetia bacterium genome window below encodes:
- the metF gene encoding methylenetetrahydrofolate reductase [NAD(P)H], translating to MRQYYRPGQIGWSFEIFPPKTEAAQAALFETSRQLARYNPVFLSITYGAGGSTRSQSLDIARKLIQDVKPPVTAHFTCVGSNIDDIRQWLADARDAKVSNIMALRGDPPQGQTQFQQTANGFRYASELVKFIKTEFPQFGIGVAGYPETHAEASSADSDLDNLKRKIDLGGDVIYTQLFYDNDDFFRFRDKCQMRGIDAPLVPGLLPVLSLKQVQRITALCKAKLPQKLVTDLQRYEDDPAGQVAVGIAHCTRQLEGLLLAGVPGIHFYVLNRIDSVRQILINIGKHPVI from the coding sequence ATGCGTCAGTATTACAGGCCAGGCCAGATAGGCTGGTCGTTTGAAATCTTCCCTCCCAAAACCGAGGCTGCCCAAGCGGCCTTGTTTGAAACCAGCAGACAACTGGCTCGCTATAACCCTGTTTTTCTTTCCATTACTTATGGCGCTGGTGGCAGCACCCGGTCGCAATCGCTCGATATTGCCCGAAAGTTGATACAGGACGTCAAACCACCGGTCACCGCCCACTTCACTTGTGTCGGTTCCAACATTGACGACATCAGGCAATGGCTTGCCGATGCTCGCGATGCCAAGGTCAGCAACATCATGGCTCTGCGAGGTGACCCGCCTCAGGGTCAGACACAATTTCAACAGACTGCTAACGGCTTTCGCTATGCCAGCGAACTGGTGAAATTCATCAAAACGGAATTTCCGCAGTTTGGCATTGGTGTGGCAGGCTATCCTGAAACGCATGCGGAAGCCAGTTCTGCAGACAGCGATCTCGATAACCTCAAACGCAAGATCGATCTGGGTGGCGATGTCATCTACACCCAGCTCTTTTACGACAACGATGATTTCTTCCGCTTCCGAGATAAATGCCAGATGCGTGGCATTGATGCTCCGCTGGTTCCTGGCCTGTTGCCGGTGTTGAGTCTGAAACAGGTTCAGCGCATCACCGCCTTGTGCAAAGCCAAGCTGCCTCAGAAACTGGTGACTGATCTGCAGCGCTACGAAGACGACCCGGCTGGTCAGGTAGCGGTCGGCATCGCTCACTGTACCAGACAACTGGAAGGTCTGCTTCTGGCTGGTGTGCCTGGCATTCATTTCTATGTCCTCAACCGCATTGACAGTGTCAGACAGATTCTGATCAACATCGGCAAACACCCTGTTATCTGA
- a CDS encoding DUF58 domain-containing protein: MIRWILASLVILAIALLFGLGLLAYSMYALLGLILTSRFLALTWGKNIYADRKPSLKEMDIGETTSVSVTLGNRGPIPIPWIIAEDYQPEHYLRSRPPRLKIEGKRQRITVLWGNSDRKLKYEITPQMRGFYQFGPLVLEGGDLFGLYRRFRIAAAPQFLLVYPRIIPLEGYDLASRRPVGEIRLTHRLFEDPTRIAGVRAYQAGDAMNRVHWRTTARLGSLHCKIYEPSTIAGATILLDFHKQSFHERGEPYRSELAVTAAISLANALYQLGQQIGLVSNGRDAADRIRLEGWHKDEDDGVADFLSRRLALAEAATELKTAHLQPMIVTTRRGPEQLQLLREMMARLELNEGLELPDLIDEAESHMPRDATIIAILAQVIPATAIALGTLKQRGYAVEVILITMERDAHEAALQLLASENLEARHLMDETSIAEICRRQTMR; this comes from the coding sequence ATGATCCGCTGGATACTGGCTTCACTGGTAATTCTTGCCATAGCCCTGCTGTTTGGACTTGGACTTCTTGCTTATTCTATGTATGCCCTGCTCGGCTTGATACTGACCAGCCGGTTCCTGGCTCTAACATGGGGTAAAAACATTTATGCTGACCGCAAACCCAGCTTGAAAGAGATGGATATTGGCGAAACGACGTCTGTTTCAGTTACTCTGGGAAACCGCGGCCCTATTCCGATTCCTTGGATCATTGCAGAGGATTATCAGCCTGAACACTACCTGCGATCCAGACCTCCGCGACTGAAGATTGAAGGCAAACGGCAGCGAATCACGGTTCTATGGGGTAACAGCGACCGCAAGCTAAAGTATGAGATTACTCCGCAAATGCGTGGCTTCTACCAGTTTGGACCACTGGTTCTGGAAGGTGGCGATCTATTTGGTCTGTATCGTCGGTTTCGCATAGCAGCGGCGCCACAATTTCTGCTGGTTTACCCACGCATTATTCCCTTGGAAGGTTACGACCTTGCATCTCGACGCCCAGTGGGCGAGATCAGGTTGACACATCGTTTATTTGAAGACCCCACCCGTATTGCAGGTGTTCGGGCCTATCAGGCTGGCGATGCCATGAACCGCGTACATTGGCGCACTACGGCCCGCTTGGGATCGCTGCACTGCAAGATTTATGAACCAAGCACCATCGCTGGCGCTACCATCCTGCTCGATTTTCACAAGCAGTCATTCCATGAACGAGGCGAACCCTATCGATCAGAACTGGCAGTCACTGCTGCGATATCCCTGGCCAATGCACTGTATCAGCTGGGTCAGCAGATCGGCCTGGTCAGCAATGGTCGCGATGCTGCAGATCGCATTCGTCTGGAAGGCTGGCACAAGGACGAGGACGATGGCGTGGCAGACTTCCTCAGCCGACGGCTTGCATTGGCTGAAGCTGCAACCGAACTGAAAACGGCGCATCTACAGCCTATGATCGTGACCACACGACGTGGACCGGAACAGTTGCAACTGCTTCGCGAAATGATGGCTCGACTGGAACTCAACGAAGGCCTGGAACTTCCTGATCTGATTGATGAAGCAGAAAGTCACATGCCGCGTGATGCCACGATTATAGCCATCCTGGCACAGGTTATACCTGCAACAGCCATTGCCCTTGGTACTCTCAAACAACGAGGCTATGCTGTGGAAGTCATTTTAATAACGATGGAACGCGATGCACATGAAGCAGCGTTACAGTTGCTGGCCAGCGAGAATCTTGAAGCCCGTCATCTGATGGATGAAACATCCATCGCGGAAATCTGTCGCAGGCAGACCATGCGATGA
- a CDS encoding iron ABC transporter permease: protein MLDNREKGWWYWRTVAWCFGLLLIILPVCIPIAELLLTRSAWSVWSESSRMAWLIISTVGIALSSSLLALGLGSVTAFLLVRTNLVGKSIWGILLGMILFIPLPMLLSGWYIMMQMCDATMPALWPVEARWMGTILLHGLQGLPWVILILGIGLLWIEPELEEEMRLAAPFHRIFHRVILPRCWPFVGMSVLMVSWITWHEIAVTDFFRVHTFAEEVYLQLNSGGKDQSSRAIAATFPWCLVFVTVTLWYMNWWKRRCPPQWPSLGRLQQFSLSSRQTAAQLWMLGIISLLIFVPVVGLLFRMGHQLDGSWSLAHCLSCFSRVFTQQGGVLFQSLLMAGLTGLITGVTVLILAWISRGSARWENLTWWVAALLWTLPGPILGIGLLEYILFLIQVPVGGWLSPWLYSEPSPVPTMWAAWLRFLPLAWLVIWPMVRTLPREWDDLARLEGATPWQRFRLHEFAVLLKPALVIAFGIALLTLGEISATKMVTTPGYLPLSHLVFQQLHSGADAELAALSLTLMMPALFAAFVTGMVILFRYRRQRN from the coding sequence ATGCTGGATAATCGTGAAAAAGGCTGGTGGTACTGGCGGACCGTGGCATGGTGCTTCGGTCTGCTTCTGATAATCCTTCCCGTCTGCATTCCGATCGCGGAACTGCTGCTTACTCGGTCTGCCTGGTCAGTTTGGAGTGAATCCAGCCGAATGGCCTGGCTGATTATTTCCACAGTTGGAATAGCGCTATCCAGCAGCTTACTGGCATTGGGGTTGGGATCAGTCACAGCATTTCTCCTGGTACGCACCAATCTGGTGGGGAAATCCATCTGGGGAATCCTGCTGGGAATGATCCTCTTTATTCCTTTACCGATGCTGTTGAGCGGCTGGTACATCATGATGCAAATGTGTGATGCAACCATGCCTGCATTATGGCCGGTTGAAGCACGATGGATGGGAACCATTCTGCTGCATGGTTTGCAGGGATTGCCTTGGGTAATACTGATTCTGGGAATAGGTTTGTTGTGGATAGAACCTGAGCTAGAAGAGGAAATGCGACTGGCAGCGCCTTTTCACCGAATATTTCATCGGGTGATCTTACCCCGCTGTTGGCCATTCGTTGGCATGTCTGTCTTGATGGTCAGTTGGATTACCTGGCATGAGATTGCTGTTACTGATTTCTTTCGCGTTCACACATTCGCAGAAGAAGTGTACCTGCAACTCAACAGTGGTGGCAAAGATCAATCTTCTCGTGCCATAGCTGCTACATTCCCCTGGTGCCTGGTTTTCGTCACAGTCACACTATGGTACATGAACTGGTGGAAACGTCGCTGCCCGCCTCAATGGCCCAGCCTCGGTAGGCTTCAACAGTTTTCATTATCTTCCAGACAAACGGCAGCGCAGTTGTGGATGCTGGGAATAATCTCGCTTTTGATTTTTGTACCTGTGGTTGGTTTGCTGTTTCGTATGGGGCATCAGTTGGATGGCAGTTGGTCGCTTGCACATTGCCTGTCCTGTTTCAGCCGGGTTTTTACTCAACAAGGCGGAGTATTGTTTCAAAGTTTGCTAATGGCAGGTTTAACCGGACTTATAACTGGTGTTACAGTGCTGATCCTGGCGTGGATTAGTCGCGGTTCCGCTCGCTGGGAAAACCTGACCTGGTGGGTCGCAGCTTTACTCTGGACACTCCCAGGTCCCATTCTGGGAATTGGATTGCTTGAGTACATCCTGTTTCTGATTCAGGTACCCGTTGGAGGATGGTTATCACCATGGCTCTACAGTGAGCCATCCCCCGTTCCAACGATGTGGGCTGCCTGGCTCCGTTTTCTGCCATTAGCATGGCTAGTGATTTGGCCTATGGTTCGAACGTTGCCACGCGAGTGGGATGATCTGGCTCGACTGGAAGGAGCAACACCCTGGCAACGATTTCGACTGCACGAGTTTGCAGTATTGCTAAAACCTGCGCTGGTTATTGCTTTTGGAATTGCATTATTAACACTTGGCGAAATCAGTGCTACCAAAATGGTCACAACCCCTGGTTACTTGCCTTTGTCGCACCTGGTATTTCAGCAATTGCATTCCGGTGCCGATGCAGAACTCGCTGCACTGTCACTCACCCTGATGATGCCTGCGTTATTTGCTGCATTTGTTACGGGCATGGTAATCCTGTTCAGATATCGTCGGCAAAGGAATTAA
- a CDS encoding small basic protein — protein MSIDKSLKRKSGIVQVRSVLTRVERITKMKEEDKWKEGMSPYGIPKTRVLKIVLKKPKKAKAAEGEEGATPAAGAAAAAPAAKKDEKKK, from the coding sequence ATGTCCATCGACAAAAGCCTCAAACGTAAAAGCGGTATCGTTCAGGTTCGCAGTGTGCTGACACGCGTTGAACGCATCACCAAAATGAAAGAAGAAGACAAGTGGAAAGAGGGAATGAGCCCCTATGGCATTCCTAAAACACGTGTCTTGAAAATTGTGCTCAAGAAGCCCAAGAAAGCCAAGGCTGCTGAAGGCGAAGAAGGTGCAACACCCGCTGCCGGCGCAGCTGCTGCAGCACCTGCTGCCAAGAAAGACGAAAAGAAGAAATAG
- a CDS encoding protein kinase, whose translation MAAPLKGTDLLELVRKSGLLEQPRFEGYVSTLQQDGPVEEDPSRLATRLVKDGLITIFQARQMLRGRYRGFFLGKYKVLEPIGSGGMADVYLCEHTTMRHKVAVKILPIDRLKDPSLLGRFKREAQAIATLNHPNVVRAFDLDNEGNLHYLVTEYVDGCNMQDFIKKNGPLQPERAANYIAQAAAGLQHIQEAELVHRDIKPGNLLLDRSGVVKLLDLGLARFNDIERQDNLTRDFDDGRVLGTADYIAPEQGIKGSEVDIRADIYSLGATFYFMLKGEAPFEGATVTQKLLFHQIKEPPPLPDTIPAEIAELVRHMMAKKPAERVQSPAEVVERLLPYVNEPVQPLEEEMPPRSSVFASQSKVAGPKSSSRLSGRLAMTGISPSLSGPASGRVSGPRSGIDPALRATPHAGVNIPTVPNPIVTPTIPELIEDDDEVPDRLTSGDDDIAVSFVNRYKWYLIGGAVAVLLGCAVLVYTLISSVSGSKIPIKSSNFSVLPEQNEEELTKPASTAPAGGSNNSKTPGK comes from the coding sequence ATGGCTGCGCCGCTCAAAGGAACAGACCTGCTTGAACTGGTTCGGAAAAGCGGGTTGCTGGAGCAACCTCGTTTTGAAGGCTACGTTTCGACTTTGCAGCAGGATGGACCGGTGGAAGAAGATCCATCGCGGCTGGCTACACGTCTCGTAAAAGATGGCTTAATCACGATTTTCCAAGCCAGGCAGATGCTTCGTGGCCGATATCGAGGCTTTTTCCTGGGCAAATACAAAGTGCTTGAACCGATTGGTTCTGGTGGCATGGCGGACGTGTATCTTTGTGAACACACCACCATGAGGCACAAAGTTGCAGTTAAAATACTGCCTATTGACAGGTTGAAAGACCCCAGCCTGTTAGGTCGCTTCAAACGTGAAGCACAAGCCATTGCTACGCTGAATCACCCCAATGTCGTCCGTGCGTTTGACCTCGATAATGAAGGCAACCTGCATTACCTGGTTACCGAATATGTCGATGGCTGCAACATGCAGGACTTCATCAAGAAAAACGGGCCATTGCAGCCTGAACGAGCCGCGAATTACATCGCCCAGGCTGCTGCCGGTTTACAGCATATTCAGGAAGCTGAGCTGGTTCATCGTGATATCAAGCCCGGCAATTTGTTACTTGATCGCAGCGGTGTGGTCAAACTACTCGATCTTGGCCTGGCACGATTTAACGATATTGAACGACAGGATAACCTGACTCGTGATTTTGATGATGGCCGGGTTTTGGGAACTGCCGATTACATTGCACCCGAACAGGGCATCAAAGGCAGCGAAGTAGATATTCGGGCCGATATTTACAGCCTGGGAGCGACATTTTATTTCATGCTCAAGGGAGAGGCACCATTCGAGGGTGCAACGGTTACGCAAAAGCTGTTGTTCCATCAGATCAAGGAACCGCCTCCACTTCCAGATACCATTCCCGCTGAGATTGCTGAACTCGTCAGGCACATGATGGCCAAGAAACCCGCCGAGCGTGTTCAATCACCTGCAGAAGTGGTGGAAAGATTGTTGCCTTATGTGAACGAGCCAGTGCAGCCTCTGGAAGAAGAGATGCCGCCTCGCTCCTCGGTCTTTGCATCACAGTCGAAAGTAGCTGGTCCGAAGAGTTCGTCACGTCTGTCGGGTCGCCTGGCTATGACAGGCATTTCCCCATCACTTTCAGGCCCTGCTTCCGGACGAGTTTCTGGCCCACGTTCAGGGATTGACCCTGCTTTGCGTGCAACACCTCACGCCGGGGTGAACATTCCGACTGTTCCCAATCCCATTGTTACCCCGACGATTCCTGAACTGATTGAAGATGATGACGAAGTCCCGGATCGGTTGACCAGTGGCGATGATGACATTGCTGTTTCATTTGTAAATAGATACAAGTGGTATCTCATCGGCGGCGCAGTGGCGGTATTGCTCGGATGTGCCGTGCTGGTCTATACCTTGATCAGTTCTGTTTCCGGCAGCAAGATACCCATTAAATCGAGCAATTTCTCTGTTCTACCAGAGCAGAACGAAGAGGAATTAACCAAGCCTGCTTCCACTGCACCTGCTGGTGGCTCGAATAATTCCAAGACTCCAGGCAAGTGA
- a CDS encoding lactonase family protein — protein MGVHMLRILAIALSVSAATLHAADDQKVRVYFGTYTGRGSEGIYLAELDLKTGHLSQPQLAGKVTNPSFLSKHPTKPLLYAVSEVATSEGKKGGGVTAFKIEPGTGLLTRINSQPCGGAGPCHLSVDATGQCVLVANYSAGSVSSLPIKDDGSLGEVVSYIKHEGKSVNKQRQEAPHAHSINVDAANRFAIAADLGTDELLVYQLDPTKASLTPHGTTKTPPGGGPRHFAFHPQGKFAYSNNEMTSSVSSYRYDAEIGKLTLLDTVTTLPHDVAGNSTAEIRVHPSGQFVYVSNRGHNSIALFKVKDDGTLTPQGHFSTEGKTPRNFNLFGKYLLAANQDSGDVFAFAIDESTGKLSPTGSSIKVSVPVCVLFVK, from the coding sequence ATGGGAGTTCATATGCTTCGCATACTGGCAATCGCCTTGTCCGTTTCCGCTGCAACGCTCCACGCTGCAGATGATCAGAAAGTGCGAGTCTACTTCGGCACCTACACGGGCCGAGGCAGTGAGGGTATCTATCTGGCTGAACTCGACTTGAAAACAGGGCATTTGTCGCAGCCTCAGTTGGCTGGCAAAGTGACGAACCCTTCTTTCCTGTCGAAGCATCCTACCAAGCCCCTGCTCTACGCAGTCAGCGAAGTGGCAACGAGCGAAGGCAAGAAAGGTGGAGGCGTTACTGCTTTCAAGATTGAACCCGGCACTGGCCTGTTGACCAGGATCAATTCCCAGCCTTGTGGCGGCGCTGGTCCGTGTCATCTTTCGGTTGATGCGACCGGCCAATGCGTCTTGGTCGCCAACTATTCTGCAGGCAGTGTCTCGTCGCTGCCCATCAAGGACGATGGATCGCTGGGTGAAGTGGTTTCGTACATCAAGCACGAAGGCAAGAGTGTCAACAAGCAGCGACAGGAGGCCCCGCATGCTCACTCGATTAATGTCGATGCTGCCAACCGGTTCGCCATCGCTGCTGACCTGGGTACTGATGAACTGCTGGTATATCAACTCGATCCCACGAAAGCTTCGCTGACCCCACACGGCACCACCAAGACGCCACCCGGCGGTGGGCCGCGACATTTTGCTTTCCATCCACAAGGCAAGTTCGCCTATTCCAACAACGAGATGACATCCAGCGTCAGCAGCTATCGTTATGACGCTGAGATCGGCAAGCTGACTCTGCTTGATACTGTCACCACGCTGCCTCACGATGTAGCAGGCAACAGCACTGCCGAGATCAGGGTGCATCCGAGTGGCCAGTTTGTTTATGTTTCCAATCGTGGTCATAACAGCATCGCTCTGTTCAAGGTGAAAGATGATGGCACCCTGACACCCCAGGGACACTTCAGTACCGAAGGCAAAACGCCTCGCAATTTCAATCTGTTTGGCAAATATCTGCTCGCCGCCAACCAGGATTCAGGCGATGTGTTTGCGTTTGCCATTGATGAATCGACTGGAAAATTGTCGCCTACTGGTTCTAGCATCAAGGTCTCCGTGCCTGTATGTGTTTTGTTCGTGAAGTGA
- a CDS encoding MoxR family ATPase, whose amino-acid sequence MAQAEVAALANRIIANIEKVIFGKRQPVVLAVVAAFAEGHILLEDVPGVAKTMLGRSLARSVGCSFKRIQCTPDLLPTDVTGASIYNQKSGEFEFRAGPIFAQIVLSDEINRATPRTQSALLEAMAEGRVTVDGETHVLKSPFVVIATQNPIDHEGTFPLPEAQLDRFLVRLSLGYPAVDEESKMLDRFQKSHPIDELEPVCSEKELLSCQKAVREIFVDDKVKKYMLDLVTQTRSHDDIRLGGSPRASIALYRSSQALAAIRGRNFVLPDDVKRLAVAVLAHRIILKPEARLRKLTATRVIESIMSETAVPVPTTEAKTA is encoded by the coding sequence ATGGCACAAGCAGAAGTGGCCGCCCTGGCCAACCGGATTATTGCCAACATTGAGAAGGTTATCTTTGGGAAAAGACAACCCGTAGTCCTTGCAGTGGTTGCAGCCTTTGCGGAAGGGCATATTCTTCTGGAGGATGTACCCGGTGTAGCCAAGACCATGCTGGGAAGAAGCCTGGCTCGCAGTGTGGGATGTAGTTTCAAACGTATTCAATGCACACCCGATCTGCTCCCCACCGATGTAACCGGAGCCTCTATCTACAATCAGAAATCGGGTGAGTTTGAATTCCGGGCAGGTCCGATCTTTGCCCAGATCGTTTTATCTGATGAAATCAACCGTGCCACGCCACGTACACAATCTGCACTTCTGGAAGCGATGGCGGAAGGACGAGTAACGGTAGATGGCGAAACCCATGTACTGAAAAGCCCGTTTGTGGTCATTGCCACGCAAAACCCCATTGATCATGAAGGAACCTTTCCACTGCCTGAAGCACAACTAGATCGATTTCTGGTGCGGTTAAGTCTGGGCTACCCCGCCGTCGATGAAGAGTCCAAAATGCTGGATCGCTTTCAGAAAAGCCATCCCATCGATGAACTGGAACCAGTCTGCTCTGAAAAAGAACTGTTAAGCTGCCAGAAAGCTGTTCGTGAAATTTTCGTCGATGACAAAGTGAAAAAGTACATGCTTGATCTGGTAACCCAGACCCGGTCGCATGACGACATCAGGCTGGGAGGCAGCCCTCGTGCCAGCATTGCTCTCTACCGCAGTTCCCAAGCTTTGGCTGCTATTCGTGGAAGAAACTTTGTTCTACCCGACGATGTCAAACGACTGGCCGTCGCTGTGCTGGCACATCGTATTATTCTGAAGCCTGAAGCCCGATTGCGCAAGCTCACCGCTACGCGAGTAATCGAAAGCATCATGAGCGAGACAGCGGTTCCGGTACCTACTACCGAGGCGAAGACTGCATGA